A single region of the Salvia miltiorrhiza cultivar Shanhuang (shh) chromosome 8, IMPLAD_Smil_shh, whole genome shotgun sequence genome encodes:
- the LOC130998457 gene encoding uncharacterized protein LOC130998457 produces the protein MALFLLQNSTNGKLHYGTITAAMAKWGCCRSSVARFWQATKEEQARVCRPLFNEDGSVLFDGKIGIFPFTKMVPAKRISKNRLAGTMEDKPIQSITKQVMKDCYISKQLWPNGPNLQVNIYIYIQQDNARPHIKDSDPDWRAAATANGFDIRIVHQPPNSPDTNINDLGWFRAIQSLQVQSVATNEHELVKTVEKSFEELSPHTLNSVFLSLQGCITEIMKVRGQNCYKLPHMKKGMLARQGALPMALEVPKELVEECIGYLFEK, from the exons ATGGCcttgtttcttcttcaaaattctaCTAATGGGAAGCTCCATTATGGGACTATTACTGCTGCCATGGCGAAATGGGGGTGTTGTCGGAGCTCCGTCGCACGTTTTTGGCAGGCTACAAAAGAGGAACAAGCACGAG TGTGTAGGCCTTTATTCAATGAAGATGGGAGTGTGTTATTCGATGGCAAGATAGGGATTTTCCCTTTCACTAAGATGGTACCAGCCAAAAGAATAAGCAAGAATAGGCTGGCTGGAACAATGGAGGACAAGCCAATTCAATCCATCACTAAACAAGTGATGAAGGACTGCTATATCTCCAAG CAATTATGGCCAAATGGCCCCAATTTgcaagtaaatatatatatatatatacaacaagATAATGCAAGGCCACATATTAAGGACAGTGATCCAGATTGGAGAGCTGCAGCAACAGCCAATGGCTTTGATATCAGGATTGTACATCAACCTCCAAATAGCCCAGACACCAACATCAATGACTTGGGTTGGTTTAGGGCTATTCAAAGCTTGCAAGTACAGTCAGTTGCCACAAATGAGCATGAGCTAGTAAAGACAGTTGAAAAATCATTTGAGGAGCTAAGTCCTCATACTTTAAACTCTGTTTTCTTGAGCCTACAGGGATGTATAACTGAAATTATGAAAGTAAGAGGGCAGAATTGTTACAAGCTCCCACACATGAAGAAGGGAATGCTTGCAAGACAAGGTGCACTTCCAATGGCATTAGAAGTGCCAAAAGAGCTCGTGGAAGAGTGCATTGGCTATTTGTTTGAAAAATGA
- the LOC130998454 gene encoding uncharacterized protein LOC130998454 produces MVLLVTLLMIEKLKSDDILIQNAANPIESIVRSTYTNVLNTESNPEKFKDKAILAPTNEMVDTINDYVMSLMPDEEKIYLSSDNICKADGEVDVDDEVFSVEYLNTIKCSGFANHKIKLKKRCIIILLRNIDPSNELCNGTRMIVTKIGERVIEAKLISGNNAGNKFPIARIGFH; encoded by the coding sequence ATGGTATTGTTGGTGACACTTTTGATGATAGAGAAGCTAAAGTCAGATGATATTCTTATACAAAATGCAGCTAATCCTATTGAATCTATAGTGAGAAGTACATATACAAATGTTTTGAATACAGAGTCTAATCCAGAAAAATTTAAGGACAAAGCTATCTTGGCACCCACGAATGAAATGGTGGATACAATCAATGATTACGTCATGTCTTTAATGCCCGACGAAGAAAAAATATACCTTAGTTCAGATAACATTTGCAAAGCGGATGGAGAAGTGGATGTAGATGATGAAGTATTTTCTGTTGAATATCTCAATAcaatcaagtgttcaggatTCGCAAAccacaaaataaaattgaagaagaGGTGCATCATCATACTGCTTAGAAATATCGATCCATCCAATGAGTTGTGCAATGGAACGAGGATGATAGTTACTAAAATAGGAGAACGTGTGATCGAAGCAAAACTGATTTCAGGAAATAATGCGGGTAATAAGTTTCCAATTGCTAGAATCGGATTTCACTAA
- the LOC130996691 gene encoding transcription initiation factor TFIID subunit 2-like, protein MAKAKKAKNEEQRDGDNSNSEAVVKHQKLCLSIDMDRRRIYGYTELQIAIPDNGIVGLHADNLEIENVTVEGEPAMFEVFPHYQHLDPKDRWSVVSSATSAADASGSVYLSSLEIELLPNLLIMCSKTTKMDDNQEEYMQVDNGEPALADANRPVQNVKLVRIEYWVEKAETGVHFNGNVLHTDNQLRRARCWFPCLDDSVQCCCYDLEFTVASDLVAVSSGTLLHQVLTKDDPPQKTYVYKLDVPVAAQWISLAVAPFEILPDRHRGLLSYFCLPSNLSKLRNTVVFFYNAFSHYEDYLSASFPFGSYTQVFIAPEMTVSSWSSGASTSIFSSHLLFDEKLIDQTIETRIKLAYALARQWFGVYITPEAPNDEWLVEGLAGFLTDSFIKRFLGNNEARYRRYKANCAVCQADDSGATTLSSSAASKDLYGTQCIGFYGKIRSWKSVAVLQMLEKQMGPESFRKILQNIVLRARDGNRSLRTLSTKEFRHFANKIGNLERPFLKEFFPRWVGSCGCPVLKMGFSYNKRKNMIELAVLRGCTSRPDSWVGIDNINPDSENRDGVVGWPGMMSIRVHELDGMYDHPFLPMAGEPWQLLEIQCHSKLASKRFQKTKKGTKADGSDDNGDAVPTTDVRPNSESPLLWLRADPEMEYLAEVHFNQPVQMWINQLERDKDVVAQAQAIEVLEALPQLSFSVVNALNNFLIDSKAFWRVRIQAAYALAATTSEDTDWAGLLHLINFYKSRRFDPKINLPRPNDFHDFQEYFVLEAIPHAIAMVRSSDKKSPREAVEFILQLLKYNDNSGNTYSDVFLVAALVQSVGELEFGQQSVIYLPSLLKRLDRLLQFDRLMPSHNGILTICCIQSLTQMALKLSEFIPLDHVVELIRPYRVSKTWQIRIAASRGLVELEVQCKGIDAALKLFIEYLNDETSLRGQTKLGLCALRISQMINQSNGDNGIKSDTLVSLLRLLESPLAFNNIMLRHYVFCILHVLAKRAPTLYGVPRDETLRMGHTKTCSELKSIFAALIKQSKTPEPSSASDMPHNLLVPEGHTEGETVREKHEPIMAVPFPALDDSVVPAVQQIADAPSDAPEQRNSVLHLPEDEFTIIPKLPLPAEAHQPIEQVTNSLANTVIDTEEKGNTFIETTEASGKPETFVDIEASRRSDTLLANRQDIEPVGLVHHDNMPSGDATREPDTVSISHELKKPKLKIRVRQTAASSRAEDPDRASSRAEDPDRTRILNAQDGFNDADRGASSSVSVDAPHRNFGETISTGNHNFEDANSCHDVGSRVTASISRAKPTIDGEELSKELQCTADSSKVSFPLAVDDHPSPTTTKKSDGEHQTSENHLASLDTRRYDGGGSSAPTDLQSHGKDKEKKKDKDKDKKRKKDRHHDDPERKELKRRKKEKKRKEKEMAKLLAEKPKIVPLIQEKRVEGVDNHPTGVESGSKKQQPETRQGTVGREEAASSATEVNNKSISASIIQQQGAANVAVSRNDGGSNAAPSAPSHKIKIKFKRKQ, encoded by the exons ATGGCGAAGGCTAAAAAGGCAAAGAATGAAGAGCAGAGAGATGGAGATAATAGTAATTCAGAGGCAGTTGTCAAGCATCAGAAACTCTGTCTGTCCATTGACATGGACCGCCGCCGAATCTATGG GTACACAGAACTGCAAATAGCTATACCGGACAATGGAATAGTGGGTTTGCATGCAGATAATTTGGAAATTGAAAATGTTACGGTTGAAGGAGAGCCAGCAATGTTTGAAGTCTTCCCTCACTATCAGCATCTGGACCCCAAGGATAGATGGTCCGTGGTTTCATCAGCTACTTCAGCTGCTGATGCCTCCGGGTCTGTTTACTTGTCATCTCTTGAGATCGAATTACTTCCAAATTTACTGATAATGTGTAGCAAGACCACTAAAATGGACGACAATCAAGAAGAATATATGCAGGTGGACAATGGTGAACCTGCCTTGGCTGATGCTAACAG GCCAGTGCAGAATGTGAAACTTGTGCGCATTGAATATTGGGTTGAAAAAGCAGAGACGGGGGTTCATTTTAATGGCAATGTCTTGCATACAGACAACCAGTTGAGGCGTGCACGGTGCTGGTTTCCTTGTTTGGACGACAGTGTGCAGTGTTGCTG TTATGACCTTGAATTTACGGTGGCCAGTGATCTTGTCGCAGTTAGTTCCGGAACCTTACTTCATCAG GTTTTGACCAAGGATGATCCACCACAGAAGACATATGTTTATAAACTAGATGTTCCTGTAGCTGCTCAATGGATATCTCTGGCAGTTGCACCATTTGAAATTCTTCCTGATCGACATCGTGGTTTGCTCTCATACTTTTGTCTACCTTCTAACTTGTCAAAGCTGCGGAATACAGTGGTATTTTTCTACAATGCTTTCAG CCACTATGAGGATTACCTCTCTGCATCATTTCCATTTGGATCATACACACAAGTGTTCATTGCTCCTGAGATGACGGTATCCTCATGGAGTTCAGGAGCTTCTACGAGTATCTTCAGCTCTCATCTTCTGTTTGATGAGAAGCTCATTGATCAG ACTATAGAGACGAGGATTAAACTTGCTTATGCTCTTGCCAGACAGTGGTTCGGAGTATATATCACCCCTGAAGCACCAAATGATG AGTGGTTGGTGGAGGGTCTTGCTGGGTTTCTTACTGATTCTTTTATTAAGAGGTTTCTGGGAAACAATGAAGCGCGCTATAGAAGATACAAG GCCAATTGTGCTGTATGCCAAGCAGATGATAGTGGTGCTACTACCTTGAGCTCCAGTGCTGCTTCTAAGGATTTGTATGGCACCCAGTGCATTGGTTTTTATGGAAAAATAAGATCATGGAAATCT GTAGCTGTCCTTCAAATGTTGGAGAAGCAGATGGGTCCGGAGTCCTTTCGTAAA ATTCTACAGAATATTGTTTTGAGGGCTCGAGATGGTAATCGTTCTTTGAGAACACTGAGCACCAAAGAG TTCCGTCACTTTGCTAATAAAATCGGAAATCTTGAGCGGCCATTTCTTAAAGAGTTCTTTCCTCGCTGGGTTGGATCTTGTGGTTGTCCAGTGCTGAA GATGGGATTTTCCTATAACAAAAGAAAGAATATGATTGAATTAGCTGTTCTGCGGGGATGCACTTCTAGACCTGATTCTTGGGTAGGCATTGATAATATCAATCCTGATTCTGAAAATCGAGATGGTGTAGTTGGGTGGCCCGGGATGATGAGTATAAGGGTGCACGAGCTCGATGGCATGTATGACCACCCTTTTCTGCCCATGGCTGGTGAACCCTGGCAGTTACTGGAGATTCAGTGTCATTCTAAACTTGCTTCAAAGCGCTTCCAGAAAACCAAGAAGGGCACCAAGGCTGATGGTTCTGATGACAATGGTGATGCTGTGCCCACAACTGATGTGCGGCCCAA TTCTGAGTCTCCCCTATTGTGGCTCCGCGCTGATCCAGAAATGGAATATCTTGCTGAAGTACATTTTAATCAACCTGTGCAAATGTGG ATAAATCAGTTGGAGAGGGATAAGGACGTTGTTGCTCAGGCACAAGCTATTGAAGTATTGGAAGCATTGCCACAACTTTCCTTTTCCGTTGTTAATGCTCTAAATAATTTTCTCATTGACTCCAAG GCTTTCTGGAGAGTTCGCATACAGGCTGCATATGCATTGGCTGCTACCACAAGTGAG GACACTGACTGGGCTGGCTTGCTTCATCTGATAAACTTTTATAAAAGTCGAAGATTTGATCCAAAGATCAATCTTCCCAG GCCAAATGACTTCCATGATTTCCAGGAGTACTTTGTACTTGAG GCAATACCACATGCAATAGCTATGGTCAGATCTTCAGACAAGAAGAGCCCTAGAGAAGCTGTTGAGTTTATTCTGCAACTTCTGAAG TACAATGATAACAGTGGGAACACATACTCGGATGTTTTCTTGGTAGCTGCATTGGTCCAATCTGTTGGCGAACTTGAATTTGGACAGCAG AGTGTCATCTATTTACCCTCCTTGCTGAAGCGTCTTGATCGTCTTTTGCAATTCGACAG gTTGATGCCAAGTCACAATGGGATTTTGACAATCTGTTGTATCCAGTCACTTACTCAAATGGCACTCAAACTATCAGAATTCATTCCTCTT GATCATGTTGTTGAACTTATTAGACCATATCGGGTATCAAAGACGTGGCAAATTCGAATTGCTGCAAGCAGAGGCCTAGTTGAACTTGAAGTTCAGTGTAAAGGAATAGATGCAGCACTGAAACTGTTCATCGAGTACCTTAATGATGAGACATCTCTACGag GACAAACCAAATTAGGTCTCTGTGCTTTGCGCATATCACAGATGATTAATCAATCCAATGGTGACAATGGCATAAAGAGTGACACACTTGTTTCGCTCTTGCGCTTGCTGGAAAGCCCTCTGGCCTTTAACAATATTATGCTTCGTCACTATGTCTTCTGCATTTTGCACGTTCTTGCCAAAAG GGCTCCAACACTGTACGGGGTTCCAAGAGATGAGACTCTCAGGATGGGACATACAAAGACATGTAGCGAACTCAAGAGCATTTTTGCTGCTCTTATTAAGCAGTCCAAGACTCCCGAGCCTTCGTCTGCATCTGATATGCCGCATAATTTGTTGGTTCCAGAAGGTCATACAGAAGGGGAAACTGTTCGAGAAAAACATGAACCGATTATGGCGGTCCCATTTCCTGCACTCGATGATTCTGTGGTTCCTGCTGTTCAACAGATAGCAGATGCTCCTTCTGATGCTCCTGAACAGAGGAACTCAGTATTGCATCTTCCTGaagatgaattcacaattatccCTAAATTGCCCTTGCCCGCTGAAGCTCATCAGCCAATTGAGCAAGTTACCAACTCTTTAGCCAACACAGTAATTGACACAGAGGAAAAGGGCAACACCTTCATTGAAACTACTGAGGCGTCCGGGAAACCTGAAACTTTTGTTGATATTGAGGCTTCCAGAAGAAGTGACACGTTACTTGCCAATCGTCAAGATATTGAACCAGTTGGCCTTGTCCATCATGATAACATGCCCTCTGGGGATGCTACTCGTGAACCTGATACCGTTTCCATCAGTCATGAGCTAAAGAAACCAAAACTAAAGATCAGGGTCAGACAGACTGCTGCATCTAGTCGGGCGGAGGATCCGGATAGAGCATCTAGTCGGGCTGAGGATCCTGACAGGACTAGAATCTTGAATGCTCAAGATGGATTCAACGACGCTGATCGTGGAGCAAGCAGTTCAGTCTCTGTTGACGCACCACATAGAAACTTTGGCGAAACCATCAGTACAGGCAATCACAACTTTGAGGATGCCAATTCATGCCATGATGTTGGTTCAAGAGTAACAGCCAGTATAAGCCGTGCTAAACCCACAATTGATGGAGAAGAACTTTCCAAGGAACTGCAATGTACTGCAGATTCAAGCAAAGTTTCTTTCCCACTTGCGGTGGATGATCACCCCTCACCTACCACCACGAAGAAAAGTGATGGAGAGCATCAAACAAGTGAAAACCATCTGGCCTCTCTCGACACCAGAAGGTATGATGGTGGAGGCAGTTCAGCTCCCACCGATCTGCAATCCCATGGTAAAgacaaggaaaagaaaaaagacaaGGATAAGGACAAGAAGCGGAAAAAGGATAGGCACCATGATGATCCGGAGCGTAAGGAACTGAAGCgaagaaagaaggaaaaaaagcGTAAGGAGAAGGAAATGGCAAAGCTCCTCGCTGAAAAACCCAAAATTGTGCCTTTGATACAAGAAAAGAGAGTGGAAGGTGTGGATAACCACCCTACCGGGGTCGAGTCAGGGAGTAAAAAACAGCAACCTGAAACTAGACAAGGTACGGTTGGTCGGGAAGAAGCTGCTTCATCGGCAACGGAAGTAAATAACAAGAGTATTTCTGCGAGTATTATTCAGCAGCAAGGGGCGGCAAATGTGGCTGTGAGCAGAAATGATGGAGGCTCAAATGCAGCCCCAAGCGCACCGtctcataaaattaaaatcaagtTTAAGCGTAAACAATAA
- the LOC130998455 gene encoding transcription initiation factor TFIID subunit 2, protein MAKAKKAKNEEQRDGDNSNSEAVVKHQKLCLSIDMDRRRIYGYTELQIAIPDNGIVGLHADNLEIENVTVEGEPAMFEVFPHYQHLDPKDRWSVVSSATSAADASGSVYLSSLEIELLPNLLIMCSKTTKMDDNQEEYMQVDNGEPALADANRPVQNVKLVRIEYWVEKAETGVHFNGNVLHTDNQLRRARCWFPCLDDSVQCCCYDLEFTVASDLVAVSSGTLLHQVLTKDDPPQKTYVYKLDVPVAAQWISLAVAPFEILPDRHRGLLSYFCLPSNLSKLRNTVVFFYNAFSHYEDYLSASFPFGSYTQVFIAPEMTVSSWSSGASTSIFSSHLLFDEKLIDQTIETRIKLAYALARQWFGVYITPEAPNDEWLVEGLAGFLTDSFIKRFLGNNEARYRRYKANCAVCQADDSGATTLSSSAASKDLYGTQCIGFYGKIRSWKSVAVLQMLEKQMGPESFRKILQNIVLRARDGNRSLRTLSTKEFRHFANKIGNLERPFLKEFFPRWVGSCGCPVLKMGFSYNKRKNMIELAVLRGCTSRPDSWVGIDNINPDSENRDGVVGWPGMMSIRVHELDGMYDHPFLPMAGEPWQLLEIQCHSKLASKRFQKTKKGTKADGSDDNGDAVPTTDVRPNSESPLLWLRADPEMEYLAEVHFNQPVQMWINQLERDKDVVAQAQAIEVLEALPQLSFSVVNALNNFLIDSKAFWRVRIQAAYALAATTSEDTDWAGLLHLINFYKSRRFDPKINLPRPNDFHDFQEYFVLEAIPHAIAMVRSSDKKSPREAVEFILQLLKYNDNSGNTYSDVFLVAALVQSVGELEFGQQSVIYLPSLLKRLDRLLQFDRLMPSHNGILTICCIQSLTQMALKLSEFIPLDHVVELIRPYRVSKTWQIRIAASRGLVELEVQCKGIDAALKLFIEYLNDETSLRGQTKLGLCALRISQMINQSNGDNGIKSDTLDFKVKRA, encoded by the exons ATGGCGAAGGCTAAAAAGGCAAAGAATGAAGAGCAGAGAGATGGAGATAATAGTAATTCAGAGGCAGTTGTCAAGCATCAGAAACTCTGTCTGTCCATTGACATGGACCGCCGCCGAATCTATGG GTACACAGAACTGCAAATAGCTATACCGGACAATGGAATAGTGGGTTTGCATGCAGATAATTTGGAAATTGAAAATGTTACGGTTGAAGGAGAGCCAGCAATGTTTGAAGTCTTCCCTCACTATCAGCATCTGGACCCCAAGGATAGATGGTCCGTGGTTTCATCAGCTACTTCAGCTGCTGATGCCTCCGGGTCTGTTTACTTGTCATCTCTTGAGATCGAATTACTTCCAAATTTACTGATAATGTGTAGCAAGACCACTAAAATGGACGACAATCAAGAAGAATATATGCAGGTGGACAATGGTGAACCTGCCTTGGCTGATGCTAACAG GCCAGTGCAGAATGTGAAACTTGTGCGCATTGAATATTGGGTTGAAAAAGCAGAGACGGGGGTTCATTTTAATGGCAATGTCTTGCATACAGACAACCAGTTGAGGCGTGCACGGTGCTGGTTTCCTTGTTTGGACGACAGTGTGCAGTGTTGCTG TTATGACCTTGAATTTACGGTGGCCAGTGATCTTGTCGCAGTTAGTTCCGGAACCTTACTTCATCAG GTTTTGACCAAGGATGATCCACCACAGAAGACATATGTTTATAAACTAGATGTTCCTGTAGCTGCTCAATGGATATCTCTGGCAGTTGCACCATTTGAAATTCTTCCTGATCGACATCGTGGTTTGCTCTCATACTTTTGTCTACCTTCTAACTTGTCAAAGCTGCGGAATACAGTGGTATTTTTCTACAATGCTTTCAG CCACTATGAGGATTACCTCTCTGCATCATTTCCATTTGGATCATACACACAAGTGTTCATTGCTCCTGAGATGACGGTATCCTCATGGAGTTCAGGAGCTTCTACGAGTATCTTCAGCTCTCATCTTCTGTTTGATGAGAAGCTCATTGATCAG ACTATAGAGACGAGGATTAAACTTGCTTATGCTCTTGCCAGACAGTGGTTCGGAGTATATATCACCCCTGAAGCACCAAATGATG AGTGGTTGGTGGAGGGTCTTGCTGGGTTTCTTACTGATTCTTTTATTAAGAGGTTTCTGGGAAACAATGAAGCGCGCTATAGAAGATACAAG GCCAATTGTGCTGTATGCCAAGCAGATGATAGTGGTGCTACTACCTTGAGCTCCAGTGCTGCTTCTAAGGATTTGTATGGCACCCAGTGCATTGGTTTTTATGGAAAAATAAGATCATGGAAATCT GTAGCTGTCCTTCAAATGTTGGAGAAGCAGATGGGTCCGGAGTCCTTTCGTAAA ATTCTACAGAATATTGTTTTGAGGGCTCGAGATGGTAATCGTTCTTTGAGAACACTGAGCACCAAAGAG TTCCGTCACTTTGCTAATAAAATCGGAAATCTTGAGCGGCCATTTCTTAAAGAGTTCTTTCCTCGCTGGGTTGGATCTTGTGGTTGTCCAGTGCTGAA GATGGGATTTTCCTATAACAAAAGAAAGAATATGATTGAATTAGCTGTTCTGCGGGGATGCACTTCTAGACCTGATTCTTGGGTAGGCATTGATAATATCAATCCTGATTCTGAAAATCGAGATGGTGTAGTTGGGTGGCCCGGGATGATGAGTATAAGGGTGCACGAGCTCGATGGCATGTATGACCACCCTTTTCTGCCCATGGCTGGTGAACCCTGGCAGTTACTGGAGATTCAGTGTCATTCTAAACTTGCTTCAAAGCGCTTCCAGAAAACCAAGAAGGGCACCAAGGCTGATGGTTCTGATGACAATGGTGATGCTGTGCCCACAACTGATGTGCGGCCCAA TTCTGAGTCTCCCCTATTGTGGCTCCGCGCTGATCCAGAAATGGAATATCTTGCTGAAGTACATTTTAATCAACCTGTGCAAATGTGG ATAAATCAGTTGGAGAGGGATAAGGACGTTGTTGCTCAGGCACAAGCTATTGAAGTATTGGAAGCATTGCCACAACTTTCCTTTTCCGTTGTTAATGCTCTAAATAATTTTCTCATTGACTCCAAG GCTTTCTGGAGAGTTCGCATACAGGCTGCATATGCATTGGCTGCTACCACAAGTGAG GACACTGACTGGGCTGGCTTGCTTCATCTGATAAACTTTTATAAAAGTCGAAGATTTGATCCAAAGATCAATCTTCCCAG GCCAAATGACTTCCATGATTTCCAGGAGTACTTTGTACTTGAG GCAATACCACATGCAATAGCTATGGTCAGATCTTCAGACAAGAAGAGCCCTAGAGAAGCTGTTGAGTTTATTCTGCAACTTCTGAAG TACAATGATAACAGTGGGAACACATACTCGGATGTTTTCTTGGTAGCTGCATTGGTCCAATCTGTTGGCGAACTTGAATTTGGACAGCAG AGTGTCATCTATTTACCCTCCTTGCTGAAGCGTCTTGATCGTCTTTTGCAATTCGACAG gTTGATGCCAAGTCACAATGGGATTTTGACAATCTGTTGTATCCAGTCACTTACTCAAATGGCACTCAAACTATCAGAATTCATTCCTCTT GATCATGTTGTTGAACTTATTAGACCATATCGGGTATCAAAGACGTGGCAAATTCGAATTGCTGCAAGCAGAGGCCTAGTTGAACTTGAAGTTCAGTGTAAAGGAATAGATGCAGCACTGAAACTGTTCATCGAGTACCTTAATGATGAGACATCTCTACGag GACAAACCAAATTAGGTCTCTGTGCTTTGCGCATATCACAGATGATTAATCAATCCAATGGTGACAATGGCATAAAGAGTGACACACTtgacttcaaggttaagcgtgcttga